From the Bacteroidia bacterium genome, the window CACAATCTAAAATTGTGCGGCTATCAATTTTTGATGAAACCCTGAATGCAAGACGCGCAGGGAAGTTGGCTTTAATTGTTCCGGTGATGATATTTACTGAAGGTCGTTGAGTTGCTATAATGAGGTGAATACCAATGGCGCGTGCTAACTGAGCTAATCGTGCAATGGGTGTTTCAACCTCTTTTCCGGCTGTCATAATCAGGTCGGCAAACTCATCAATAACCAAAACAATAAATGGCAGAAAGCGATGACCTTTATTGGGGTTGAGTTTTCTTGCTACAAATTTTGTGTTATATTCTCTGATGTTACGAACCTGAGCCTCTTTAAGTAACTCATACCGCTGATCCATTTCAACACATAAGGAGTTAAGCGTATTCACCACTTTACGTGTATCGGTTATGATGGCTTCTTCTTCACCGGGAAGTTTGGCTAAAAAATGTCGTTCAATTGTTTTAAACAAAGTAAGTTCAACTTTTTTAGGATCAACCAATACAAATTTAATTTGAGATGGATGCTTTTTGTAAAGCAATGAAACTAAAATTGCATTTAAGCCAACTGATTTACCCTGACCTGTGGCACCTGCCATGAGTAAGTGGGGCATCTTAGCTAAATCGGTAACAAAAACTTCGTTTGAAATTGTTTTCCCAAGTCCGATAGGTAGATCCATATCGGCATTGATAAATTTTTCAGACCCTAAAACAGCTTTCATCGGTACCACTTCGGGCGACTGGTTAGGGACTTCAATTCCAATAGTTCCTTTGCCTGGAATAGGTGCAATGATCCGAATACCCAAGGCCGAAAGACTTAGTGCAATATCATCTTCCAGATTTTTAATTTTTGAAATACGAACACCTGCTTGTGGTACTATTTCAAACAATGTTACTGTTGGTCCAACCGTTGCTTTGATTTTTTCAATGCCTATATTATAATGACCAAGAGTTTCAACAATTTTATTTTTATTGGTTTCCAACTCAGCTTTTAACTCTTCATGAGTAAGTTTGGATTTGCTCTGATAGTTTTCAAGTAAATCTAATACAGGATACTGATAAGAGGATAAGTCAAGTGTAGGATCATACTCGCCAACAGTAACCTGATCGGGAAGGTTGTTGTTATCGTTTTCTTCTGTTGTATCTTCAGTGCCATTTAGGTTTTCTATTGCTAGTGGAATATCACTTTCTTTTACTTTGGATTCAACATCTTCCGAAGGAGGTGTCTCAATGTTTAATTCTAATTCCAGTTTATTTGGATCAGGTATTTGTTTCTGTGCCTCATCAGGTTTCATCAAATCCGAAATGGCTTTATCCATATCAGGTTCTAACTCAAAACTTACTGGAGCCGTGTTTTTGATTTCTTCTGCTTCATTAGAAGTTTCATCTGAAATGGTGTTTATACTATTTTCTGATGGCACCTCAGATATTAATGAATCTAACTCCTCTTGTTGAATATTTTTTTCATTTATTGAAGGTAGTTTTAATTTAAACTTAAATGTAATTATTGAAAAGGCAAGAAGTGTAAATCCAAGTAAAAGACCGGATCCTGCATTGCCTATCGTTGACTGAAGCCATTCGGAAGTTTCAAACCCGAATGTGCCACCGGTAAATAAAAATAAACTGGTGTTTTTAAAAATATATCCACAGGCAATTGAAATAAAAAGCAATGTAAATAGTGCAATTCTAATAGTACGTCCAAAAGGTAATAATGCATGTCGAAAAACCAATTTAAAACCTGACAAGAACAACATAAAGACAAACAAGAAGCTACTTATGCCAAATGCGTTGTAAAAAAAAGAATGTGCCGCTAATGCACCTGTTTTACCAAGCCAGTTTTCAACTTTCAAATCGCGGTCTGTTAATAATGCTAACCAGCCATTTTTTACTTTATCAAAATCAACTTTCCACGTAAAAAGATAAGAGATGAAAGCGATGGTCAAAAAAATGCTTATCAGGATACAAAACAACCCAACTATTTGATGCGTTTGTTCGTCTGCCAGCCATTTGAATTTAAACTTGTCTGCCTTAGGTTTTACGGTTTTTCGTTTAACTTCCGGTATGCTATCAGACGGTTCAATGGTGTTTGCTTCAGCCTGTAAGTTTTTGCGTTTGGCCATT encodes:
- a CDS encoding DNA translocase FtsK; this translates as MAKRKNLQAEANTIEPSDSIPEVKRKTVKPKADKFKFKWLADEQTHQIVGLFCILISIFLTIAFISYLFTWKVDFDKVKNGWLALLTDRDLKVENWLGKTGALAAHSFFYNAFGISSFLFVFMLFLSGFKLVFRHALLPFGRTIRIALFTLLFISIACGYIFKNTSLFLFTGGTFGFETSEWLQSTIGNAGSGLLLGFTLLAFSIITFKFKLKLPSINEKNIQQEELDSLISEVPSENSINTISDETSNEAEEIKNTAPVSFELEPDMDKAISDLMKPDEAQKQIPDPNKLELELNIETPPSEDVESKVKESDIPLAIENLNGTEDTTEENDNNNLPDQVTVGEYDPTLDLSSYQYPVLDLLENYQSKSKLTHEELKAELETNKNKIVETLGHYNIGIEKIKATVGPTVTLFEIVPQAGVRISKIKNLEDDIALSLSALGIRIIAPIPGKGTIGIEVPNQSPEVVPMKAVLGSEKFINADMDLPIGLGKTISNEVFVTDLAKMPHLLMAGATGQGKSVGLNAILVSLLYKKHPSQIKFVLVDPKKVELTLFKTIERHFLAKLPGEEEAIITDTRKVVNTLNSLCVEMDQRYELLKEAQVRNIREYNTKFVARKLNPNKGHRFLPFIVLVIDEFADLIMTAGKEVETPIARLAQLARAIGIHLIIATQRPSVNIITGTIKANFPARLAFRVSSKIDSRTILDCGGADQLIGKGDMLLSLGADVIRLQCAYVETFEVEKITDFIGSQRGYPDAFLLPEFVGDSENNTGEVDLADRDPLFEDAARMVVQHQQGSASLLQRRLKLGYNRAGRLIDQLEAAGIIGPFEGSKAREVKFKDPLELETLLSNLK